Proteins encoded within one genomic window of Dyadobacter chenhuakuii:
- the miaA gene encoding tRNA (adenosine(37)-N6)-dimethylallyltransferase MiaA translates to MSESQQKYLIIIAGPTAVGKTALSIQIAKALNTEIISADSRQFFRELNIGTAKPTNEELSQVKHHFINSHSISEIYSAGDFERDVLTLLETLFEKHDYVVMTGGSGFYVKAVSEGLDDLPAPLPGLRESLTQKLNEKGLDVLQHEIREIDPAFATTAEINNPQRVVRALEVFHTTGTPISQYHLKNITKRPFQQILIALDRDRSELYQRIDDRMDIMLAEGLVDEATALLPYKSHHALQTVGYKEVYGYLDNAYDEKEMIRLLKQNSRRYAKRQLTWFRHQGKFEWFQADEYEKILAYIQARIQDNNTL, encoded by the coding sequence ATGTCTGAAAGCCAACAGAAATACCTGATCATCATTGCCGGCCCTACCGCAGTTGGAAAAACCGCATTGTCCATTCAAATAGCCAAAGCGCTCAATACGGAGATCATATCCGCCGACTCGCGGCAATTTTTTAGAGAACTTAACATTGGCACAGCGAAGCCAACAAACGAAGAGCTTTCGCAAGTCAAGCACCATTTTATCAACTCGCATTCTATTTCAGAAATTTACAGCGCCGGGGATTTCGAACGCGATGTATTGACATTACTGGAAACGCTTTTCGAGAAGCACGATTACGTCGTGATGACCGGAGGTTCGGGTTTTTATGTGAAGGCTGTTTCAGAAGGCTTAGACGACCTGCCCGCACCCTTGCCGGGCCTGCGAGAATCTTTGACTCAAAAGCTGAATGAAAAAGGACTTGATGTGTTGCAGCATGAAATTCGTGAAATAGATCCGGCGTTCGCCACTACGGCAGAAATTAACAATCCGCAACGCGTAGTGCGGGCATTGGAGGTATTTCACACCACCGGCACGCCAATCAGTCAATATCATTTAAAAAACATCACTAAGCGGCCCTTTCAGCAAATCTTGATCGCGCTGGACAGGGATCGTTCCGAATTATATCAACGCATTGATGATCGGATGGATATAATGCTCGCAGAAGGGCTTGTTGACGAGGCGACAGCATTGCTTCCATACAAATCCCATCACGCACTTCAAACGGTCGGATACAAGGAAGTTTATGGTTATCTCGACAATGCGTATGACGAAAAGGAAATGATCCGGCTGCTGAAACAGAATTCAAGGCGGTATGCCAAGCGGCAACTGACCTGGTTCCGTCATCAAGGGAAATTTGAATGGTTCCAGGCCGACGAATATGAAAAAATCCTGGCCTACATTCAGGCCAGGATTCAGGATAATAATACTTTGTAG
- the porN gene encoding type IX secretion system ring protein PorN/GldN, with translation MYVMRRMNGKTIAWSLLSLSLGTGAAFAQEKEDSTANQFSSRPIADGDVLMKRTLWRRVDLKEKQNVSMFSKNNEITRYLLEAAKAGLIDAYTNDSCATKIDGEELHKRILIPNQTAGLSAEEIAAGFGEPAKTDDGWGAKPKADPTKTAAAADDGWGNTKKETKTEAAAEDDGWGPPKKKSSKKGAKTEVAKAEEPVVEQPKVDSSFQTQIASTEEEYFPEQLSILEIKEDWTFDKKRSRLYNDIQTLTIILPSEQTATGLELPVASFRYKDVERLFRSDPKKYIWYNTHNTAQNKNLADAFDLRLFYGRITKYSNANDRAFLDIYNGEKEALIKSLNYEQELMELEHGLWEY, from the coding sequence ATGTATGTTATGAGAAGAATGAACGGAAAAACGATTGCATGGTCATTACTTTCTTTGTCTTTGGGCACAGGCGCTGCTTTTGCTCAGGAAAAAGAAGATTCCACAGCGAATCAGTTTTCATCACGCCCGATCGCTGACGGCGATGTCCTGATGAAAAGGACGCTTTGGAGAAGAGTCGATCTTAAAGAGAAACAGAATGTTTCAATGTTCTCTAAAAATAATGAGATCACACGTTACCTGTTGGAGGCTGCAAAAGCAGGTTTAATTGACGCTTACACAAATGACTCATGTGCTACTAAAATTGATGGTGAAGAGTTACACAAACGTATATTAATCCCAAATCAAACTGCCGGGTTATCTGCTGAGGAAATAGCAGCTGGCTTTGGTGAGCCTGCAAAAACAGACGATGGCTGGGGTGCTAAACCAAAGGCAGATCCAACTAAGACTGCGGCAGCCGCTGATGACGGATGGGGTAACACCAAAAAGGAAACAAAAACTGAAGCAGCAGCGGAAGATGATGGCTGGGGTCCTCCAAAGAAAAAATCAAGCAAAAAAGGTGCTAAAACAGAGGTTGCAAAAGCAGAGGAACCCGTTGTTGAGCAGCCTAAGGTTGATAGCAGCTTCCAAACCCAGATTGCCTCTACTGAGGAAGAGTATTTCCCTGAGCAGTTGAGCATTTTGGAAATCAAGGAAGATTGGACATTTGACAAAAAAAGATCACGCTTGTACAATGACATTCAAACATTGACAATCATTCTTCCTTCGGAGCAAACTGCTACGGGTCTTGAATTGCCAGTTGCGTCTTTCCGTTACAAAGATGTGGAAAGACTGTTCAGAAGCGATCCTAAGAAATATATCTGGTACAACACCCATAATACTGCTCAGAACAAGAACCTTGCGGATGCTTTCGATTTGCGCCTTTTCTACGGCCGTATCACCAAGTATTCTAATGCGAACGACAGAGCGTTTCTTGACATCTACAATGGAGAAAAAGAAGCACTTATTAAGTCTCTGAACTACGAGCAAGAATTAATGGAACTGGAACACGGACTTTGGGAATATTAA
- the porM gene encoding type IX secretion system motor protein PorM/GldM, whose protein sequence is MAGGKETPRQKMIGMMYLVLTAMLALQVSSAIIEKFILLNNSLELSSGAANKINQETVLKIKAAVEKAGNRSADVAVIKQAEEVRKFTADITNQINALKQEIINKAGGGFNEEGGIKNPQEEAKVAELMIAQGKRGKAYGLKQTLNAYTAQLNQLSPNKFQMLAMDGREDPSVKGNKDQRNKDFAELNFESTPVAAALAVLSQKQTDIRRMEGEVLNYLASKVGAADVKFDRVLAMVSADAKTVVAGTKFKGQMFIAASASGITPRMSLNGSPVKVENGVGMIEFTAQGGGYNAEGVVRKELQARITIPTPSGRDTTYTMNQEYFVVKPSYQIETGTLPPLYLGCANKLSIQSPALGPLWAPSFSTDGGEIIQSGQKGKFTIVPNKAQLNITVSNAGNVLGSEPFRVNKVPKPSLEVRVNGAVFDERKGAPASGARSIQVIAVPDESFKNFSPEDAKFRVSQVEVSLARGNRRIGGVTLNGGGGSISSLAQQAQPGDRYVISILKVERQNFKGAVNEVEMGNQYRQVTLY, encoded by the coding sequence ATGGCAGGTGGAAAAGAAACACCCCGTCAAAAGATGATTGGCATGATGTACCTGGTACTTACTGCAATGCTCGCGTTGCAGGTAAGCTCAGCTATCATAGAAAAATTCATTCTTCTGAACAATTCTTTGGAACTATCCTCCGGAGCAGCTAATAAAATAAACCAGGAAACTGTACTTAAAATAAAAGCGGCAGTTGAAAAAGCGGGTAACCGTTCAGCTGACGTTGCAGTAATTAAACAAGCCGAGGAGGTTCGTAAGTTTACAGCAGACATTACCAACCAAATCAATGCCTTAAAGCAAGAGATCATTAACAAAGCAGGTGGCGGATTCAATGAGGAAGGTGGAATTAAAAATCCTCAGGAAGAAGCTAAGGTTGCCGAATTGATGATTGCACAAGGTAAAAGAGGTAAAGCATATGGCTTGAAACAAACGCTTAATGCTTACACTGCTCAGCTTAACCAGTTGTCGCCAAACAAGTTTCAGATGCTTGCTATGGACGGCAGAGAAGATCCTAGTGTGAAAGGAAATAAAGACCAACGCAATAAGGATTTCGCTGAACTGAATTTTGAATCGACTCCTGTTGCAGCTGCATTAGCAGTTTTAAGTCAGAAACAAACAGACATTCGCCGCATGGAAGGTGAAGTCTTGAATTACCTTGCAAGCAAGGTTGGTGCAGCAGACGTTAAATTTGACCGCGTTCTGGCGATGGTTAGCGCTGATGCAAAAACCGTTGTTGCAGGTACGAAATTCAAAGGACAAATGTTCATCGCAGCTTCTGCTTCTGGAATAACACCACGTATGAGCCTGAACGGCTCACCTGTAAAGGTTGAAAACGGCGTTGGTATGATCGAATTTACTGCGCAAGGTGGCGGCTATAATGCAGAAGGTGTTGTGCGGAAAGAACTGCAAGCTCGCATTACGATCCCTACTCCATCAGGACGGGATACAACTTATACAATGAACCAGGAATACTTCGTTGTGAAGCCTTCCTACCAGATTGAAACAGGAACACTTCCTCCTTTGTACCTGGGTTGCGCTAATAAACTAAGCATCCAGAGCCCGGCATTGGGACCACTTTGGGCACCAAGCTTCTCGACCGACGGTGGAGAAATTATCCAGAGCGGACAAAAAGGAAAGTTCACGATCGTTCCTAACAAAGCACAGTTGAATATTACTGTCAGCAATGCTGGCAATGTTCTGGGTTCCGAGCCATTCAGAGTTAATAAAGTGCCTAAGCCTTCGCTTGAAGTGAGAGTTAATGGTGCAGTATTTGACGAACGTAAAGGAGCACCTGCTTCGGGAGCACGCAGCATTCAAGTGATTGCTGTTCCGGATGAAAGCTTTAAAAACTTCTCGCCGGAAGATGCGAAATTCAGAGTGTCTCAGGTTGAGGTTTCTCTGGCCAGAGGAAACAGAAGAATTGGTGGAGTTACATTGAACGGCGGTGGCGGATCAATATCGTCATTGGCACAACAAGCGCAACCTGGCGATCGTTATGTGATCTCAATCCTTAAAGTAGAGCGTCAGAATTTCAAAGGCGCTGTGAATGAAGTTGAAATGGGTAACCAATACAGACAGGTAACCTTATACTAA
- the porL gene encoding type IX secretion system motor protein PorL/GldL — MAKNSGPNFFWDKLVPTIYSAGAAVVILGALAKIQHWDFGGPLLTAGLGTEVLIFLLYALQTLTQSSDRDPDWTRVYPELADDYNGPAITRGSTSSSGVTAKLDNMLDNAKLGPEVFDSLGKGFRNLSETVGKISDLTDATVATNDYARNVKSASTAINDMNKSYGVAISAMSSMADATKDAQSYREQFQQITKNMGALNAVYELELQDTTKHLKAMNAFYGNLTTAMENMADATKESQVFKNEMSRLTNNISSLNGIYGNMLTAMRGGNA, encoded by the coding sequence ATGGCTAAGAATAGCGGACCTAATTTTTTTTGGGATAAACTGGTACCAACAATATATAGCGCAGGTGCTGCCGTTGTTATTTTGGGAGCGTTAGCGAAAATTCAACACTGGGACTTCGGCGGCCCTTTACTTACTGCCGGTTTGGGAACTGAGGTTCTTATATTTTTACTTTATGCACTTCAAACACTAACACAATCTTCTGACCGCGATCCGGATTGGACCCGCGTTTACCCTGAGCTTGCTGACGATTACAATGGTCCGGCAATCACGCGTGGTTCTACATCTTCAAGCGGTGTTACTGCTAAGCTGGATAACATGCTTGACAATGCTAAGCTCGGTCCTGAGGTTTTCGACAGCCTTGGAAAAGGTTTCAGAAACCTGTCTGAAACAGTTGGTAAAATAAGCGATCTGACCGATGCAACCGTTGCTACTAATGATTACGCAAGAAATGTGAAAAGTGCGTCAACGGCGATCAATGACATGAATAAATCTTATGGAGTTGCTATCAGCGCGATGAGTTCTATGGCTGATGCTACCAAGGATGCACAATCATATCGTGAGCAGTTTCAGCAGATCACTAAGAACATGGGCGCGCTGAATGCAGTTTATGAGCTGGAATTGCAAGACACAACCAAGCATTTGAAAGCAATGAATGCGTTCTATGGCAACCTTACTACTGCGATGGAAAACATGGCTGACGCTACCAAAGAATCACAAGTGTTTAAAAATGAAATGTCCAGACTAACGAACAACATCTCGTCTCTGAATGGCATTTATGGTAATATGCTGACTGCCATGCGTGGTGGCAATGCATAA